The following coding sequences lie in one Arachis ipaensis cultivar K30076 chromosome B05, Araip1.1, whole genome shotgun sequence genomic window:
- the LOC107642969 gene encoding uncharacterized protein LOC107642969 isoform X1, which produces MRGSKRLAVSEPNHTDTNETVFRNKRIMEGSLFDVHRAEPSQQTMAVPSLDMRRAESSQKHVRALNTQFASWVQTQLQNHPDELWEDGVRDYLEHAAGIMEKFSDVVNWIKANATKGENLPADVGASFAGKKLSPDVTNKENKTSGEKTGSTTASPASNFASPAMSFGSPAMNFGSPATNFASPATNFSSPVTNFATPLPNFASSAANSASSAANFATPATSWGAGLFSNSQKPFTFGTQNSAPSNNDASDDVDGENDLEQPSSPSVKKSEEKGIIVVHEVKCKLFVKSSDTDVKNVWKDKGMGQLCIKCKEGVSKATKESKPTIIVRNEVGKILLNALLYPGIKTHLQKNTLVAIFHTSDIADGSGENNDSVVARTFLIKVKTEEDRNKLASIIQEYAPGS; this is translated from the exons ATGAGAGGTTCGAAGCGTTTGGCTGTTTCGGAACCGAACCATACCGATACAAACGAAACAGTG TTTCGGAACAAAAGAATAATGGAAGGATCTCTTTTTGACGTTCATAGAGCTGAACCATCCCAGCAAACAATGGCAGTGCCATCATTGGATATGCGGCGGGCAGAGTCATCCCAGAAGCATGTGAGAGCCTTAAACACCCAGTTTGCAAG CTGGGTTCAAACACAATTACAGAATCACCCTGATGAGCTCTGGGAAGATGGTGTCAGAGATTACTTAGAACATGCTGCAGGCATTATG GAAAAGTTTAGTGATGTTGTAAACTGGATCAAAGCAAATGCCACCAAGGGGGAAAATTTGCCTGCTGATGTTGGTGCTTCTTTTGCCGGGAAAAAATTATCTCCAGATGtgactaataaagaaaataaaacttcTGGAGAAAAAACTGGGTCTACTACAGCTAGTCCTGCTTCAAATTTTGCTAGTCCTGCTATGAGTTTTGGCAGTCCTGCTATGAATTTTGGCAGTCCTGCTACAAATTTTGCTAGTCCTGCTACAAATTTTTCTAGTCCTGTTACAAATTTTGCTACTCCTCTGCCAAACTTTGCTTCTTCTGCTGCGAACTCTGCTTCTTCTGCTGCAAACTTTGCCACTCCTGCTACTTCATGGGGTGCTGGATTATTCtcaaacagtcaaaaaccttttACATTTG GTACTCAAAATTCGGCTCCCTCTAATAATGATGCTTCAGATGATGTAGATGGTG AAAATGACTTGGAGCAGCCCAGCAGTCCATCAGTGAAGAAGTCAGAAGAGAAAGGTATCATAGTTGTGCATGAAGTGAAGTGCAAACTATTTGTAAAG TCAAGTGATACAGATGTTAAGAATGTATGGAAAGATAAAGGAATGGGTCAACTGTGTATTAAATGCAAAGAAGGTGTCAGCAAGGCTACCaaggagtccaaaccaacaatcatTGTTCGAAATGAG GTAGGGAAAATTCTTCTCAATGCCTTGTTGTATCCAGGAATAAAGACGCATCTACAGAAGAATACTCTTGTTGCGATATTCCACACGTCG GATATTGCTGATGGAAGTGGTGAAAATAATGATAGCGTTGTTGCACGCACCTTCTTGATAAAAGTGAAAACAGAAGAAGATCGAAATAAATTGGCATCAATAATCCAAGAATATGCTCCAGGATCTTGA
- the LOC107642969 gene encoding uncharacterized protein LOC107642969 isoform X3, with amino-acid sequence MLESFYMWQMIFLEVYIYFRNKRIMEGSLFDVHRAEPSQQTMAVPSLDMRRAESSQKHVRALNTQFASWVQTQLQNHPDELWEDGVRDYLEHAAGIMEKFSDVVNWIKANATKGENLPADVGASFAGKKLSPDVTNKENKTSGEKTGSTTASPASNFASPAMSFGSPAMNFGSPATNFASPATNFSSPVTNFATPLPNFASSAANSASSAANFATPATSWGAGLFSNSQKPFTFGTQNSAPSNNDASDDVDGENDLEQPSSPSVKKSEEKGIIVVHEVKCKLFVKSSDTDVKNVWKDKGMGQLCIKCKEGVSKATKESKPTIIVRNEVGKILLNALLYPGIKTHLQKNTLVAIFHTSDIADGSGENNDSVVARTFLIKVKTEEDRNKLASIIQEYAPGS; translated from the exons ATGCTCGAGTCATTTTACATGTGGCAGATGATTTTTTTGGAAGTATATATTTAT TTTCGGAACAAAAGAATAATGGAAGGATCTCTTTTTGACGTTCATAGAGCTGAACCATCCCAGCAAACAATGGCAGTGCCATCATTGGATATGCGGCGGGCAGAGTCATCCCAGAAGCATGTGAGAGCCTTAAACACCCAGTTTGCAAG CTGGGTTCAAACACAATTACAGAATCACCCTGATGAGCTCTGGGAAGATGGTGTCAGAGATTACTTAGAACATGCTGCAGGCATTATG GAAAAGTTTAGTGATGTTGTAAACTGGATCAAAGCAAATGCCACCAAGGGGGAAAATTTGCCTGCTGATGTTGGTGCTTCTTTTGCCGGGAAAAAATTATCTCCAGATGtgactaataaagaaaataaaacttcTGGAGAAAAAACTGGGTCTACTACAGCTAGTCCTGCTTCAAATTTTGCTAGTCCTGCTATGAGTTTTGGCAGTCCTGCTATGAATTTTGGCAGTCCTGCTACAAATTTTGCTAGTCCTGCTACAAATTTTTCTAGTCCTGTTACAAATTTTGCTACTCCTCTGCCAAACTTTGCTTCTTCTGCTGCGAACTCTGCTTCTTCTGCTGCAAACTTTGCCACTCCTGCTACTTCATGGGGTGCTGGATTATTCtcaaacagtcaaaaaccttttACATTTG GTACTCAAAATTCGGCTCCCTCTAATAATGATGCTTCAGATGATGTAGATGGTG AAAATGACTTGGAGCAGCCCAGCAGTCCATCAGTGAAGAAGTCAGAAGAGAAAGGTATCATAGTTGTGCATGAAGTGAAGTGCAAACTATTTGTAAAG TCAAGTGATACAGATGTTAAGAATGTATGGAAAGATAAAGGAATGGGTCAACTGTGTATTAAATGCAAAGAAGGTGTCAGCAAGGCTACCaaggagtccaaaccaacaatcatTGTTCGAAATGAG GTAGGGAAAATTCTTCTCAATGCCTTGTTGTATCCAGGAATAAAGACGCATCTACAGAAGAATACTCTTGTTGCGATATTCCACACGTCG GATATTGCTGATGGAAGTGGTGAAAATAATGATAGCGTTGTTGCACGCACCTTCTTGATAAAAGTGAAAACAGAAGAAGATCGAAATAAATTGGCATCAATAATCCAAGAATATGCTCCAGGATCTTGA
- the LOC107642969 gene encoding uncharacterized protein LOC107642969 isoform X2, which translates to MEGSLFDVHRAEPSQQTMAVPSLDMRRAESSQKHVRALNTQFASWVQTQLQNHPDELWEDGVRDYLEHAAGIMEKFSDVVNWIKANATKGENLPADVGASFAGKKLSPDVTNKENKTSGEKTGSTTASPASNFASPAMSFGSPAMNFGSPATNFASPATNFSSPVTNFATPLPNFASSAANSASSAANFATPATSWGAGLFSNSQKPFTFGTQNSAPSNNDASDDVDGENDLEQPSSPSVKKSEEKGIIVVHEVKCKLFVKSSDTDVKNVWKDKGMGQLCIKCKEGVSKATKESKPTIIVRNEVGKILLNALLYPGIKTHLQKNTLVAIFHTSDIADGSGENNDSVVARTFLIKVKTEEDRNKLASIIQEYAPGS; encoded by the exons ATGGAAGGATCTCTTTTTGACGTTCATAGAGCTGAACCATCCCAGCAAACAATGGCAGTGCCATCATTGGATATGCGGCGGGCAGAGTCATCCCAGAAGCATGTGAGAGCCTTAAACACCCAGTTTGCAAG CTGGGTTCAAACACAATTACAGAATCACCCTGATGAGCTCTGGGAAGATGGTGTCAGAGATTACTTAGAACATGCTGCAGGCATTATG GAAAAGTTTAGTGATGTTGTAAACTGGATCAAAGCAAATGCCACCAAGGGGGAAAATTTGCCTGCTGATGTTGGTGCTTCTTTTGCCGGGAAAAAATTATCTCCAGATGtgactaataaagaaaataaaacttcTGGAGAAAAAACTGGGTCTACTACAGCTAGTCCTGCTTCAAATTTTGCTAGTCCTGCTATGAGTTTTGGCAGTCCTGCTATGAATTTTGGCAGTCCTGCTACAAATTTTGCTAGTCCTGCTACAAATTTTTCTAGTCCTGTTACAAATTTTGCTACTCCTCTGCCAAACTTTGCTTCTTCTGCTGCGAACTCTGCTTCTTCTGCTGCAAACTTTGCCACTCCTGCTACTTCATGGGGTGCTGGATTATTCtcaaacagtcaaaaaccttttACATTTG GTACTCAAAATTCGGCTCCCTCTAATAATGATGCTTCAGATGATGTAGATGGTG AAAATGACTTGGAGCAGCCCAGCAGTCCATCAGTGAAGAAGTCAGAAGAGAAAGGTATCATAGTTGTGCATGAAGTGAAGTGCAAACTATTTGTAAAG TCAAGTGATACAGATGTTAAGAATGTATGGAAAGATAAAGGAATGGGTCAACTGTGTATTAAATGCAAAGAAGGTGTCAGCAAGGCTACCaaggagtccaaaccaacaatcatTGTTCGAAATGAG GTAGGGAAAATTCTTCTCAATGCCTTGTTGTATCCAGGAATAAAGACGCATCTACAGAAGAATACTCTTGTTGCGATATTCCACACGTCG GATATTGCTGATGGAAGTGGTGAAAATAATGATAGCGTTGTTGCACGCACCTTCTTGATAAAAGTGAAAACAGAAGAAGATCGAAATAAATTGGCATCAATAATCCAAGAATATGCTCCAGGATCTTGA